In Bacillota bacterium, one genomic interval encodes:
- a CDS encoding GAF domain-containing sensor histidine kinase, with protein AAVATRPPAVPDASWSAGRPVPERTLLWLSWRFGRAHFGHVRVNGRRGLRSGSGALPQAGSRATLPVTFGGRTLAAVLLEREAPRAWPPAEQDALSSLADHLALALENARIVSRTRELARLEERQRLSRDLHDAVSQNLFSLSMLLAAGREHLHAGQHAAAGDALEEAERRARTALQEMRRLVQELRLAPAGPRYAGELKAALAGMVQSHPLAGRVGTEVRFVTGPLDESALMGEAAFEALVRVTQEAVHNALKHGAPRLVRVRLAASGGGLALSVRDDGAGFDVRKARTSGGQGLSIMGERCRLAGGRLRLRSRPGAGTLVSAWVPTGGPGGDGAVFAASGAVV; from the coding sequence TGGCGGCGGTGGCCACCCGTCCTCCGGCCGTTCCGGACGCGTCGTGGTCGGCAGGAAGGCCTGTGCCGGAGCGGACGCTGCTCTGGCTTTCGTGGCGGTTCGGCCGGGCCCACTTCGGGCACGTCAGAGTCAACGGCCGGCGGGGGCTGAGATCGGGTTCGGGAGCGCTGCCGCAGGCGGGGAGCCGGGCCACGCTGCCCGTGACGTTCGGTGGACGCACGCTCGCCGCCGTGCTGCTGGAGCGGGAGGCTCCACGCGCCTGGCCGCCTGCAGAGCAGGACGCCCTGAGTTCCCTGGCGGACCACCTGGCCCTTGCTCTTGAGAATGCCAGGATCGTCTCCCGCACCAGGGAACTGGCGCGGCTCGAAGAGCGCCAGCGCCTTTCCCGGGACCTGCATGACGCCGTGAGCCAGAACCTCTTCTCCCTGAGCATGCTCCTGGCGGCCGGCCGGGAGCACCTGCACGCGGGCCAGCACGCAGCGGCGGGCGACGCCCTGGAAGAGGCGGAGCGGCGCGCCCGCACCGCCCTCCAGGAGATGCGGCGGCTCGTCCAGGAGCTTCGCCTGGCGCCGGCCGGGCCGCGATACGCCGGTGAGTTGAAGGCCGCGCTGGCCGGGATGGTGCAGTCGCACCCGCTGGCCGGTCGGGTCGGGACGGAGGTGCGGTTCGTGACAGGCCCGCTGGACGAGTCGGCCCTGATGGGCGAGGCAGCCTTCGAGGCGCTGGTGAGGGTCACCCAGGAGGCCGTCCACAACGCCCTGAAGCACGGGGCACCCCGCCTGGTGCGGGTTCGGCTTGCGGCCTCCGGCGGCGGGCTGGCCCTGAGCGTGCGGGACGATGGTGCAGGCTTTGACGTGCGCAAGGCCAGGACGTCGGGCGGCCAGGGGCTTTCCATCATGGGGGAACGTTGCCGCCTGGCGGGCGGCAGGCTGCGGTTACGTTCACGCCCGGGCGCAGGGACGCTGGTCAGCGCATGGGTGCCCACCGGCGGTCCGGGAGGCGACGGCGCCGTTTTCGCAGCATCCGGGGCGGTGGTGTGA
- a CDS encoding response regulator transcription factor: protein MGEAAEERRIRVLIADDHAVVRTGLRMFLGTHPDVEVVGEAGSAGEVVRAAEACGPDVVLMDLVMPVEAPAGLSGSPPAAAAHGIEAIRRLRERAPQVRCLALTSFSDEDKLLPALEAGAAGYLLKDVTPDELIRAVRAVAGGQVYLSSTVAGAVVRQATRPHEPSPLDRLTAREREVLGYLAEGLSNAEIARRLYLSEATVKSHVTSILRKLEVLDRTQAALLAVRSRHP from the coding sequence GTGGGGGAAGCGGCGGAAGAGCGGCGGATCCGGGTTCTCATCGCCGACGATCACGCGGTGGTGCGAACGGGGCTGCGCATGTTCCTGGGCACGCACCCCGACGTCGAGGTCGTGGGTGAGGCGGGAAGTGCCGGTGAGGTTGTCCGGGCGGCTGAGGCGTGCGGGCCCGATGTGGTGCTGATGGACCTGGTGATGCCGGTGGAGGCGCCGGCTGGGCTCTCCGGGAGCCCGCCGGCCGCGGCCGCGCACGGGATCGAGGCCATCCGCCGCCTGCGAGAGCGGGCGCCGCAGGTACGCTGCCTTGCGCTCACCAGCTTCTCAGACGAAGACAAGCTTCTGCCGGCCCTTGAAGCCGGGGCGGCCGGCTACCTGCTCAAGGACGTGACACCCGACGAACTCATCCGGGCCGTGCGGGCCGTCGCGGGAGGCCAGGTGTACCTGAGTTCGACCGTGGCCGGCGCGGTGGTGCGCCAGGCCACTCGCCCCCACGAGCCGTCGCCCCTGGACCGGCTCACGGCTCGGGAGCGCGAGGTTCTCGGGTACCTGGCCGAGGGCCTGAGCAACGCCGAGATCGCTCGCCGCCTCTACCTGTCCGAGGCGACGGTGAAGTCCCACGTGACCAGCATCCTGCGCAAGCTGGAGGTCCTGGACCGGACGCAGGCCGCCCTTCTCGCCGTGCGCTCGAGGCACCCATGA
- a CDS encoding CocE/NonD family hydrolase: MAESLFDVDVPCSKPEHEVRVDFDVRVPMRDGITLSADVYRPSSAGRFPAILLRTPYLKTSKEAFELATYFATRGYSVVWMDVRGRGDSEGAFVPYRNDGPDGHDAIEWCAAQPWCDGNVGTMGGSYLGRIQWLTAVLRPPHLRCMVVLVTPSDPFVEMPIGTEGPMHVCWRHMTSGRVLQNAESIDWMKIYEHLPLATMDEKLGRHMPDWREALAHQTLDDYWRPLCYQNRFHEVDVPVLHISGWYDDEQIGTPLNFIGMTRHGRTEAARRSQKLLMGPWAHRVNTTTKLGEVDFGPSAVIDLRKYQLRWFDYWLKGIDSRIMDEPPVRIFVMGANRWRDEHEWPLERTRWTRYYLHSAGRANSRFGDGLLSTDLPGDEPPDSYDYDPARPVPFITEPTSSQIGGPDDYSAVERRDDVLVYTTPPLAEDVEVTGPIRVELYASSSAVDTDFTAKLLDVWPNGFAQRLCDGIVRCRYREGMDRVVWMEPGRIYPLTIDLWNTSQVFKKGHAIRLEISSSAFPKYDRNLNTGGDLAAETRMVVAHQTVYHDREHPSCVILPIIPAAIPR; this comes from the coding sequence ATGGCGGAGTCGCTGTTCGACGTGGACGTGCCGTGCTCGAAGCCCGAGCACGAGGTGCGCGTCGACTTCGACGTGCGCGTGCCGATGCGGGACGGCATCACGCTTTCGGCGGACGTCTACCGCCCGTCTTCCGCCGGCCGTTTCCCGGCCATCCTGCTGAGGACGCCTTACCTGAAGACATCCAAGGAGGCCTTCGAACTTGCCACCTACTTTGCCACCCGAGGTTACTCCGTGGTCTGGATGGACGTGCGGGGCCGGGGCGACTCCGAGGGCGCCTTCGTCCCGTACCGCAACGACGGCCCGGACGGCCACGACGCCATCGAGTGGTGCGCGGCGCAGCCCTGGTGCGACGGCAACGTCGGCACCATGGGCGGTTCCTACCTCGGGCGCATCCAGTGGCTGACCGCCGTTCTGCGCCCGCCGCACCTGCGGTGCATGGTGGTGCTCGTCACTCCTTCCGACCCGTTCGTGGAAATGCCCATCGGAACGGAAGGCCCCATGCACGTCTGCTGGCGGCACATGACGAGCGGCCGGGTTTTGCAGAACGCCGAATCCATCGACTGGATGAAGATTTACGAGCACCTGCCGCTTGCCACGATGGACGAGAAGCTCGGCCGGCACATGCCCGACTGGCGGGAGGCGCTGGCGCACCAGACCCTTGACGACTACTGGCGCCCGCTCTGCTACCAGAACCGGTTCCACGAGGTGGACGTGCCGGTTCTGCACATCTCCGGCTGGTACGACGACGAACAGATCGGCACACCCCTCAACTTCATCGGGATGACCCGCCACGGCCGCACCGAGGCCGCCCGCCGCTCTCAGAAGCTGCTGATGGGCCCGTGGGCCCACCGGGTGAACACCACGACGAAGCTCGGCGAGGTGGACTTCGGGCCGTCCGCCGTCATCGACCTCCGCAAGTACCAGCTGCGCTGGTTCGATTACTGGCTCAAGGGCATCGACAGCCGCATCATGGACGAGCCGCCGGTGCGCATCTTCGTGATGGGGGCGAACCGCTGGCGGGACGAGCACGAGTGGCCGCTTGAGCGAACGCGCTGGACGCGCTATTACCTGCACAGCGCAGGGCGGGCGAACAGCCGGTTCGGCGACGGCCTGCTCTCCACCGACCTGCCCGGCGACGAACCGCCGGACAGCTACGACTACGACCCGGCCCGGCCGGTGCCGTTCATCACGGAGCCGACGTCCAGCCAGATCGGAGGCCCTGACGACTACTCAGCGGTGGAGCGCCGGGACGACGTGCTGGTGTACACCACGCCGCCGCTGGCCGAGGACGTGGAGGTGACGGGGCCGATAAGGGTCGAGCTTTACGCCTCCTCGTCCGCCGTGGACACCGATTTCACCGCAAAACTGCTGGACGTGTGGCCGAACGGCTTTGCGCAGAGGTTGTGCGACGGGATCGTGCGCTGCCGCTACCGGGAGGGGATGGACCGGGTGGTGTGGATGGAGCCGGGGCGCATCTACCCGCTCACCATCGACCTCTGGAATACCTCGCAGGTGTTCAAGAAAGGCCACGCCATCCGCCTCGAAATCTCCTCCAGCGCCTTTCCCAAGTACGACCGCAACTTGAACACCGGGGGCGACCTTGCCGCCGAGACGAGGATGGTCGTGGCCCACCAAACCGTCTACCACGACCGGGAGCACCCCTCGTGTGTCATCCTGCCGATCATCCCCGCGGCGATTCCCAGGTAG
- a CDS encoding sulfite oxidase gives MAEERSLTDERAYDALRTDEFLWRRARDLGVSRRRLLQMMAAGSASLALAGLWPRALQRARAASASDDLVLKPTPPELFIDFSSNKEMRWEAMYGRGYLVPNELFFVRNHTRTARIDVSTWRLRVEGSGVRRPLELTYDDLLAMSSVSVIRYVECAGNGRSFFEAAYGRKAQGTQWKLGAIGVAEWTGVPLAEVLDRAGLKPTARDVMPEGLDELRVRRPMPVAKALEEDTLLVYAMNGQPLPPDHGFPVRVLTPGWIGVANIKWVGRIEVSEEPLFSAWNTESYVLIGPDYQPNPPAKGPVLSYQSVKSALELAWPAKLPAGYHLIRGRSWSPFGRIARVEYSLDGGKTWSEARLHEPDIARAWVRWDFAWDAAPGQYTIRVRATDEKGNTQPDRVPWNDQGYLYNAVVGHPVTVA, from the coding sequence ATGGCCGAAGAGCGTTCGCTCACGGATGAACGCGCTTACGACGCGCTGCGAACCGACGAGTTCCTCTGGCGCCGCGCCCGCGACCTGGGCGTCTCGCGCCGCCGCCTCCTGCAGATGATGGCCGCGGGCAGCGCGTCCCTGGCGCTCGCCGGCCTCTGGCCACGGGCGTTGCAGCGCGCCCGCGCCGCCTCCGCCTCCGACGACCTCGTGCTCAAGCCCACCCCGCCGGAACTCTTCATCGACTTCAGCAGCAATAAGGAGATGCGCTGGGAGGCCATGTACGGGCGGGGGTATCTCGTCCCCAACGAGCTCTTCTTCGTCCGCAACCACACCCGCACCGCCCGCATCGACGTTTCCACCTGGCGGCTGCGGGTGGAGGGCTCGGGCGTCCGCCGCCCCCTCGAACTCACCTACGACGACCTTCTGGCCATGTCCTCGGTCTCGGTCATCCGCTACGTCGAGTGCGCCGGCAACGGCCGCAGCTTCTTCGAGGCCGCCTACGGCCGCAAGGCCCAGGGCACCCAGTGGAAGCTCGGCGCCATCGGTGTAGCGGAGTGGACGGGGGTTCCCCTCGCGGAGGTGCTCGACCGCGCCGGCCTCAAGCCGACGGCCCGCGACGTGATGCCCGAGGGGCTGGACGAACTGCGCGTCCGCCGCCCTATGCCGGTGGCGAAGGCCCTCGAAGAGGACACGCTCCTCGTCTACGCCATGAACGGCCAGCCGCTGCCCCCGGACCACGGCTTCCCCGTGCGGGTGCTCACCCCCGGCTGGATTGGCGTGGCCAACATCAAGTGGGTGGGCCGTATCGAGGTCTCCGAGGAACCCCTCTTTTCCGCGTGGAACACCGAGAGCTATGTTCTCATCGGGCCTGACTACCAGCCGAACCCACCGGCCAAAGGCCCCGTCCTTTCCTACCAGAGCGTCAAGAGCGCCCTCGAACTCGCCTGGCCCGCAAAGCTTCCTGCGGGCTACCACCTGATCCGGGGCCGTTCGTGGTCGCCGTTCGGCCGCATCGCCAGGGTCGAGTACAGCCTGGACGGCGGCAAGACGTGGAGCGAGGCGCGCTTGCACGAGCCCGACATCGCGAGGGCGTGGGTTCGGTGGGACTTCGCCTGGGACGCCGCCCCCGGCCAGTACACGATCCGCGTGCGCGCCACGGACGAGAAGGGCAACACCCAGCCCGACCGCGTCCCGTGGAACGATCAGGGCTACCTCTACAATGCGGTGGTGGGCCACCCGGTCACCGTGGCGTGA
- a CDS encoding cupredoxin domain-containing protein, with amino-acid sequence MLETTRLSCRRLFTAAVAAALAWAVSIMGVAALLTRYAEAARAPATISIHTLEFKFEPQGDVQLKAPASGSGHGTLVVGAGEIVFRVTNAGAIEHNFIIWDKNQRILAEIPVLAAGETQEVRVRLQPGEYTIICTYPGHTDLGMILALQVK; translated from the coding sequence ATGCTTGAGACGACCAGGCTATCTTGCAGGCGGCTCTTCACAGCGGCGGTAGCAGCAGCGCTCGCCTGGGCCGTTTCCATCATGGGTGTGGCGGCGTTGCTGACCCGGTACGCCGAGGCCGCGCGTGCACCCGCAACCATCTCCATCCACACGTTGGAGTTCAAGTTTGAGCCGCAGGGCGACGTACAACTCAAGGCGCCCGCGTCCGGATCGGGGCACGGCACCCTCGTCGTCGGGGCGGGCGAGATCGTCTTCAGGGTAACCAACGCGGGTGCCATCGAGCACAACTTCATCATCTGGGACAAGAACCAGAGGATACTGGCGGAGATCCCCGTGCTCGCCGCGGGGGAGACCCAGGAAGTCCGGGTGAGACTCCAACCCGGGGAGTACACGATCATCTGCACCTACCCCGGCCACACGGATCTGGGCATGATCCTTGCCCTGCAGGTGAAATAG
- a CDS encoding glutamine amidotransferase — protein MLFHEQAQAVEGGPPREAAASCRPKLSILSLYPELLNVYGDRGNVLSLVQRARWHGIEPAVTEAGLGTDVDAGQFDLVVLGGGQDRAQRAIAEDLRRYKGPSLAAAIEEGLPVLAVCAAYQLMGHFYRTADGYEIPGLGIFAVWTEAGKGRLIGDIAVQAELPGRRLTLVGFENHGGRTHLGPGARPLGRVLRGHGNNGTDRTEGVVYRSAIGTYLHGSLLPKNPELADWLLQAALDRRYGGSVRLGRLDDRIEARARSVLLRRLLGPPFLRLS, from the coding sequence ATGCTCTTCCACGAGCAAGCGCAGGCCGTTGAAGGCGGCCCTCCCCGTGAAGCGGCCGCAAGCTGTCGCCCGAAGCTCTCCATTCTCAGCCTCTACCCCGAACTCCTGAACGTTTACGGCGACCGGGGCAACGTCCTCAGTCTGGTGCAACGGGCGCGCTGGCACGGCATCGAGCCGGCCGTCACCGAAGCGGGGCTGGGGACGGACGTGGACGCGGGGCAGTTTGACCTGGTGGTGCTCGGAGGCGGGCAGGACCGGGCCCAGCGGGCCATCGCGGAGGATCTGCGCCGCTACAAAGGCCCGTCCCTGGCGGCGGCCATCGAAGAGGGGCTGCCGGTGCTGGCCGTCTGCGCCGCGTACCAGCTCATGGGGCACTTCTACCGCACCGCCGACGGGTACGAGATCCCCGGCCTGGGGATCTTCGCCGTCTGGACCGAAGCGGGAAAGGGCCGGCTCATCGGCGACATCGCGGTCCAGGCAGAACTCCCGGGCCGCAGGCTCACCCTGGTCGGCTTCGAAAACCACGGCGGCCGAACCCACCTCGGCCCCGGGGCGCGCCCGCTAGGCCGGGTGTTGCGGGGCCACGGCAACAACGGCACGGACCGGACGGAAGGCGTGGTTTACCGCTCGGCCATCGGCACCTACCTGCACGGCAGCCTGCTTCCCAAAAACCCAGAACTGGCCGACTGGCTGCTGCAGGCGGCCCTGGATCGCCGCTACGGCGGTTCCGTGCGGCTGGGCCGCCTGGACGACCGGATCGAAGCGCGGGCCCGCAGCGTGCTCCTGCGCAGGCTGCTGGGCCCGCCCTTCTTGCGGCTCTCTTAG
- a CDS encoding MurT ligase domain-containing protein, which produces MDRAGRWQDMSVDGVSREALVALWAGKLAMLVSRSLGRGGTTWPGRLATALEPRLLDRLARVPARGAVVITGTNGKTTTALLLSSIARASGLQVVHNLAGANMSSGIVSAFLENVSWRGQGRGDLAVLEVDEGSLTGVAPAVRPKAVVVTNFFRDQLDRYGEVDGTVRQVRDGVERCGAGTQLVLCADDPLGVSLSEARVPLNGSAPWLYFGLELPAADGASAHLTADGSQCVRCGSPYHYQRLYYSHLGHYACSACGHARPAPAVYAREAQTEADGTTRFELVTPAGSRTCRLKLPGLHNLYNALAAAAGGLALGFEVDRIVEGIESASTPFGRMEPFSVAGRAVVVALVKNPSGFNEIIRTIRSRPGPYHVVFALNDLAADGRDVSWIWDVDFEQLASPGSGELAWAICSGRRAQDMAVRLKYAGVVPERLVVEPAIDRALRRGVRLLPPGQTLFVLPTYTAMLSARRVLALDALPRASAGR; this is translated from the coding sequence GTGGATCGGGCTGGGCGGTGGCAGGACATGTCGGTGGACGGCGTCAGCCGTGAGGCGCTGGTGGCCCTGTGGGCCGGCAAACTGGCCATGCTGGTCAGCCGGAGCCTCGGCCGCGGTGGCACCACCTGGCCCGGAAGGCTCGCGACCGCCCTTGAGCCGCGCCTCTTGGACAGGCTCGCCAGGGTTCCGGCACGCGGGGCGGTCGTCATCACAGGCACCAACGGCAAGACCACGACAGCGCTGCTCCTGAGCAGCATCGCGAGGGCAAGCGGGCTGCAGGTGGTACACAATCTGGCCGGCGCGAACATGTCGAGCGGCATCGTATCGGCCTTCCTCGAGAACGTGAGCTGGCGGGGGCAGGGGCGAGGCGACCTGGCCGTGCTCGAGGTCGACGAGGGGTCGCTGACGGGAGTCGCGCCCGCCGTCCGGCCCAAAGCCGTGGTGGTGACGAACTTCTTCCGCGACCAGCTTGACCGGTACGGCGAGGTGGACGGCACCGTCCGGCAGGTCCGGGACGGGGTTGAGCGCTGCGGGGCAGGAACGCAGCTTGTCCTTTGCGCGGACGACCCTCTCGGCGTTTCCCTTTCCGAGGCTCGGGTGCCCCTGAATGGATCCGCACCGTGGCTTTACTTCGGCCTCGAACTTCCGGCCGCCGACGGCGCCTCCGCCCACCTCACCGCCGACGGGTCGCAGTGCGTGCGGTGCGGGTCCCCCTACCACTACCAACGGCTCTACTACTCGCACCTCGGCCACTACGCCTGCTCAGCGTGCGGACATGCCCGGCCCGCCCCGGCCGTCTACGCCCGGGAGGCCCAAACCGAGGCCGACGGAACCACCCGCTTCGAACTCGTGACGCCCGCGGGAAGCCGCACCTGCCGCCTGAAGCTCCCCGGCCTCCACAACCTCTACAATGCGCTGGCCGCCGCTGCCGGCGGCCTGGCACTGGGGTTCGAGGTCGACCGCATCGTGGAGGGCATCGAGAGCGCCAGTACGCCCTTCGGGCGCATGGAGCCGTTCAGCGTGGCCGGGAGGGCCGTCGTGGTGGCCCTGGTCAAAAATCCCAGCGGGTTCAACGAAATCATCCGGACCATCCGGAGCCGGCCGGGGCCGTACCACGTGGTTTTCGCGCTCAACGACCTGGCCGCCGACGGCCGGGACGTTTCGTGGATCTGGGACGTGGACTTCGAACAACTGGCGTCGCCGGGCTCGGGCGAACTGGCCTGGGCCATCTGTTCCGGAAGGCGCGCCCAGGACATGGCCGTGCGGCTCAAGTATGCGGGCGTCGTGCCGGAGCGCCTGGTGGTCGAGCCGGCCATTGACAGGGCGCTTCGCCGGGGCGTTCGCCTCCTGCCGCCGGGGCAGACGCTCTTCGTCCTGCCCACGTACACCGCCATGCTGTCCGCAAGAAGGGTGCTGGCCCTCGATGCTCTTCCACGAGCAAGCGCAGGCCGTTGA